The proteins below are encoded in one region of Nocardioides marmorisolisilvae:
- the istA gene encoding IS21 family transposase, producing the protein MKSAEEIMEILDAYDLTGSFRDAGELAGCSHHTVKHYVDRRAAGGELDQTAARLQLIDEYLPKVEEWVERSFGKVRADVAHEKLVALGYKGSERTTRRAVAKVKASYRSGRVRVHRPWVTEPGMWLQYDYGDGPVVDGVKTVLFVAWLAWSRFRVVLPLRDKTMPSVFAALDVTFRRLGGVPTYVLTDNEKTVTVEHIAGIPVRNQQLVTFAEHYSVVVHTCVPADPASKGGTEASVKISKADLVPKDTNLREEYASFAELEAACEAFCEKVNTRAHRTTKRPPIEMLAEERARLHPVPARAHTVAFGTTRMVPANTPMVMFESGQYSVPHTLLGATVWVRTHGVGEDEWVVIVHVGDDGPIEVARHRRATPGTPKIDDGHFPPQPSGPLDRQPRAKNAAESEFLDLGEGARLWLVEAAAAGTPRMRVKMTEALALAKLFDPVEVDWALGHAAVHGRFAEADLSSILDHHARQPGTGEHRASEDSSLTQGTAAWARLGQRSTADGDGEVTR; encoded by the coding sequence GTGAAGTCTGCCGAGGAGATCATGGAAATCTTGGATGCCTACGACCTGACTGGGTCGTTTCGTGATGCCGGTGAGTTGGCCGGCTGTTCGCACCACACGGTGAAGCACTACGTGGACCGCCGCGCTGCCGGCGGGGAGCTGGACCAGACCGCAGCCCGGCTGCAGTTGATCGATGAGTACCTGCCCAAGGTCGAGGAGTGGGTCGAGCGGTCGTTCGGGAAGGTCCGTGCCGATGTCGCCCACGAGAAGCTCGTGGCGTTGGGCTACAAGGGTTCGGAACGCACCACACGCCGCGCGGTCGCTAAAGTCAAGGCGTCCTATCGCTCTGGTCGGGTGCGGGTGCACCGGCCCTGGGTCACCGAGCCGGGGATGTGGCTGCAGTACGACTACGGCGACGGCCCGGTCGTCGACGGCGTCAAGACGGTGCTGTTCGTGGCGTGGCTGGCGTGGTCGCGGTTCCGGGTCGTGCTGCCGTTGCGTGACAAGACGATGCCGTCCGTGTTCGCCGCGCTGGACGTCACGTTCCGCCGACTCGGTGGAGTGCCGACCTACGTGCTGACCGACAACGAGAAGACCGTCACGGTCGAGCACATCGCCGGGATCCCGGTCAGGAACCAGCAGTTGGTCACCTTCGCCGAGCACTACTCGGTCGTGGTGCACACCTGTGTGCCCGCGGATCCGGCGTCCAAGGGCGGCACCGAGGCGTCGGTGAAGATCAGCAAGGCCGACCTCGTCCCCAAGGACACCAACCTGCGGGAGGAGTACGCGAGTTTCGCTGAGCTCGAGGCGGCCTGCGAGGCGTTCTGCGAGAAGGTCAACACCCGTGCCCACCGGACGACGAAGCGGCCGCCGATCGAGATGCTCGCCGAGGAACGAGCTCGGCTGCACCCCGTTCCGGCGCGAGCGCACACGGTCGCGTTCGGCACCACCCGCATGGTGCCGGCGAACACCCCGATGGTGATGTTCGAGTCCGGCCAGTACTCGGTCCCACACACCCTGCTCGGTGCAACAGTGTGGGTCCGCACCCACGGGGTCGGTGAGGACGAGTGGGTCGTCATCGTTCATGTCGGCGACGACGGTCCGATCGAGGTCGCCCGCCACCGTCGCGCCACGCCGGGAACGCCGAAGATCGATGACGGGCACTTCCCGCCCCAGCCGTCCGGCCCGCTGGACCGCCAGCCCCGAGCGAAGAACGCCGCGGAGTCGGAGTTCCTCGACCTGGGTGAGGGGGCCCGGCTGTGGTTGGTCGAGGCGGCTGCCGCGGGCACGCCGCGGATGCGGGTCAAGATGACCGAGGCGCTCGCGTTGGCCAAGTTGTTCGACCCCGTCGAGGTCGACTGGGCACTGGGCCACGCCGCGGTCCATGGCCGGTTCGCCGAGGCCGACCTCTCTTCGATCCTGGACCACCACGCCCGGCAGCCCGGCACAGGTGAGCATCGTGCCAGCGAGGACTCCTCGCTGACCCAGGGCACCGCCGCGTGGGCACGGCTCGGCCAGCGGTCCACCGCGGACGGCGACGGCGAGGTGACCCGATGA
- a CDS encoding NACHT domain-containing protein, with product MAAALAIAEFGPGVQVMGAGKDGGRDLYFEGNLKFASALEPSEDTFSGYTVFQVKHHDKISDSETTNASWLWGEVKKELDAWAEWDRKDPRDPLPDQLVFITNVALTPVQNTGGHDAIRKNIKAYRDRLNDPSRDIDDQDAILDRVQRRKRIAHIKTIRFWDGNQLDALLSTHEGVRRRFDAFLTASDVFTFISELTGNIAVKDSEPVLLDQARTELLSDGLVYFDDAGDRENRGIPVHEGAIDLPVTFPGGGHRSTVLRHVFERGDNLLARDITAVDGPRHIVLTGQPGNGKTTISKLIVQAYRVAALKGSTAPAANHDTVITGTVDVLRRLGHQLPRHRRWPLRIDLADYAEERGHKLDESLMRYVAEHISKKSNHGTVTPATLTSWLRAWPWLVVFDGLDEVTEPETRRTVIERVVEFVNNAEGDRCDLLAVITTRPVGYTENIDPTSFETVGLDDLTPAEAVAFGTKAAQVRLSGDDERIGKVVTALRNAAQDENLVKLLRTPLQVLILSIIVDGAGTIAPDRYSLFWSYYDTVVRRERNKPTMVRTLLTKYEPFIHQLHERAGFVLQQRSETADHSTAVLTEPELRDIVWHILNDAEFKPDGHHSDVLDSIIRSATQRLVLIAPRNDGFGFDVRSLQELMAARRISDAPLETLINRLRLLAPSPHWRNTWLFATGKMFAEPRAHEHQAVVELIETVDPEAPERFGSHLPIGPEVALDVLDDGMARAWPNWSRRILAHGLHVLDAPSAFNLDRSLRILLRYADSGAEQRDAVARMMRDDLTATANRLTVASAAEMVSAIEHDLQVNERTLGLGLVLNQLASTPHPCPPGVDWTAFDDELDTSPHPAALDPVIRGAAAAMKAIKDEVFVEEHEADLIACLNIPEAAAVLSAAVAHVLPGDVSLFLQLRSVLSQRFRAPLADCILA from the coding sequence ATGGCCGCTGCGCTGGCGATCGCCGAGTTCGGCCCAGGTGTCCAGGTCATGGGCGCTGGCAAGGACGGCGGCCGCGATCTGTACTTCGAGGGCAACCTGAAGTTCGCCTCAGCACTCGAGCCCTCAGAAGACACCTTCAGCGGTTACACCGTCTTCCAGGTCAAGCATCACGACAAGATCTCCGACTCGGAGACCACCAATGCCTCGTGGTTGTGGGGAGAGGTCAAGAAGGAACTCGACGCCTGGGCTGAGTGGGATAGGAAGGACCCGCGCGATCCCCTGCCCGATCAGCTCGTCTTCATCACCAACGTCGCACTCACGCCCGTTCAGAACACGGGCGGCCACGACGCCATCCGCAAGAACATCAAGGCCTACCGCGACAGACTCAACGACCCCAGCCGCGACATCGACGATCAGGATGCAATTCTCGATAGGGTCCAGCGGCGCAAGCGGATCGCGCACATCAAGACGATCCGATTCTGGGACGGCAACCAGCTAGACGCTCTGTTGAGCACGCACGAAGGCGTGCGCCGCCGGTTCGACGCCTTCTTGACCGCCAGCGACGTCTTCACCTTCATCTCTGAACTCACGGGCAACATCGCCGTTAAGGACAGCGAACCGGTTCTGCTTGACCAGGCACGCACCGAACTACTCTCCGACGGGCTCGTGTACTTCGACGACGCCGGTGACCGCGAAAACCGCGGCATCCCGGTGCACGAGGGCGCCATCGATCTCCCCGTGACCTTCCCGGGCGGAGGCCACAGGAGCACCGTGCTGCGGCATGTCTTCGAGCGGGGAGACAACCTCCTAGCTCGAGACATCACAGCTGTGGACGGGCCGCGCCACATCGTCCTCACCGGCCAGCCGGGCAACGGGAAGACCACGATCTCCAAGCTGATCGTGCAGGCATACCGGGTTGCAGCGCTCAAAGGCTCCACGGCACCAGCGGCCAACCACGACACCGTGATCACCGGGACCGTGGACGTGCTGCGGAGGCTGGGGCACCAACTCCCGCGGCACCGGCGCTGGCCGCTGCGCATCGACCTCGCCGACTACGCGGAGGAACGAGGCCACAAGCTCGACGAATCGCTGATGCGATACGTGGCCGAACACATCAGCAAGAAGTCGAACCATGGCACCGTCACTCCCGCAACGCTGACCTCCTGGCTGCGCGCTTGGCCCTGGCTAGTCGTATTCGATGGCCTGGACGAGGTCACCGAGCCAGAGACGCGGCGCACGGTGATCGAGCGCGTCGTGGAGTTCGTCAACAACGCAGAGGGAGACCGATGCGACCTACTTGCCGTCATCACGACCCGCCCGGTTGGCTACACCGAAAACATCGACCCGACGTCGTTCGAAACCGTCGGACTGGACGACCTGACACCCGCTGAGGCCGTCGCCTTCGGAACTAAGGCCGCCCAAGTACGCCTTAGCGGCGACGACGAGCGGATCGGCAAGGTCGTCACGGCCCTTCGGAACGCTGCGCAGGATGAGAACCTCGTCAAACTGCTGCGGACGCCGCTGCAGGTACTCATCTTGTCGATCATCGTCGACGGCGCAGGGACCATCGCACCAGACCGGTACAGCCTGTTCTGGAGCTATTACGACACCGTCGTACGACGAGAGCGCAACAAACCGACGATGGTCCGCACGCTCCTGACCAAGTACGAGCCGTTCATCCACCAGCTTCACGAGCGCGCCGGCTTCGTGCTTCAACAGCGCAGCGAGACGGCCGACCACTCCACGGCTGTCCTAACAGAGCCGGAGCTGCGCGACATCGTCTGGCACATCCTCAACGACGCCGAGTTCAAGCCCGACGGGCACCACTCCGACGTCCTGGACTCGATCATTAGGTCTGCCACACAGCGACTGGTCCTGATCGCGCCCCGGAACGACGGCTTCGGTTTCGACGTGCGCTCACTCCAAGAACTCATGGCGGCCCGGCGAATCAGCGACGCGCCCCTTGAGACCCTGATCAACCGGCTACGTCTCCTGGCCCCCAGCCCACATTGGCGCAACACCTGGTTGTTCGCGACAGGAAAGATGTTCGCGGAACCTCGCGCCCACGAACATCAGGCCGTGGTCGAGCTCATCGAGACGGTCGACCCGGAGGCTCCCGAACGATTCGGATCGCATCTACCGATCGGCCCCGAGGTAGCTCTCGACGTCCTTGACGACGGTATGGCGCGCGCATGGCCGAACTGGAGCCGCCGCATCTTGGCTCACGGGCTCCACGTACTGGACGCGCCCTCTGCGTTCAACCTGGACCGGTCGCTACGCATCCTTCTGCGCTACGCCGACAGCGGTGCCGAACAACGAGACGCAGTAGCACGAATGATGCGTGACGACCTCACAGCCACCGCAAACCGTCTGACGGTCGCCAGCGCGGCAGAGATGGTGTCCGCCATCGAGCACGATCTGCAGGTCAACGAGCGCACACTGGGACTCGGCTTGGTCCTGAACCAGCTGGCCAGCACTCCCCACCCCTGCCCGCCGGGCGTGGACTGGACAGCGTTCGACGACGAGCTCGACACCAGCCCCCACCCCGCCGCTCTCGACCCTGTCATCCGTGGCGCTGCCGCCGCGATGAAGGCAATCAAGGACGAGGTCTTCGTCGAGGAGCACGAAGCCGACCTCATCGCCTGCCTGAACATCCCCGAGGCGGCAGCAGTACTGAGCGCAGCTGTCGCTCACGTGCTCCCCGGCGACGTGTCCCTGTTCCTCCAACTCAGATCCGTGCTCTCGCAGCGCTTCCGCGCCCCACTCGCCGACTGCATCCTCGCCTGA
- the istB gene encoding IS21-like element helper ATPase IstB: MTTRSPISTAPPLPVELEELLRKLRLPHIRRHAPEVVATAKAQRWEPAEVLKALFAEEVAGRERSALATRRAAAGFPTGKTFDAWQPEISSIPAPTQQALRTLEWVHRRENLVVCGPSGTGKTFLLEALGQQAVEQGLKVAWFTLEDLGVLLRRHRADDTVTKAIARILRADLVIVDDIGLLAVAADAAEGLYRLVDAAYEKRSVAISSNLHPSGFDELMPKTLATATVDRLLHHAHVCQTSGDSVRLTQALAGQGVSPLS; the protein is encoded by the coding sequence ATGACGACGAGGAGCCCCATCAGCACCGCGCCGCCGTTGCCGGTCGAGTTGGAGGAGCTGCTGCGCAAGCTGCGGCTGCCGCACATCCGTCGCCACGCGCCCGAGGTGGTCGCGACCGCGAAGGCCCAACGCTGGGAGCCCGCCGAGGTCCTCAAGGCCCTGTTCGCTGAGGAGGTCGCCGGCCGGGAACGCTCCGCCTTGGCCACGAGGCGGGCGGCCGCAGGGTTCCCGACCGGCAAGACGTTCGATGCGTGGCAGCCCGAGATCTCCTCGATCCCGGCCCCGACCCAGCAGGCGCTGCGGACCTTGGAGTGGGTCCACCGGCGAGAGAACCTCGTGGTCTGCGGGCCATCCGGGACCGGGAAGACGTTCCTGCTCGAAGCGCTCGGACAACAAGCCGTCGAGCAGGGACTCAAGGTCGCCTGGTTCACCCTGGAAGACCTCGGCGTCCTGCTGCGCCGGCACCGTGCGGACGACACCGTCACCAAGGCCATCGCCCGAATCCTGCGGGCCGACCTGGTCATCGTCGATGACATCGGGCTCCTGGCCGTCGCCGCCGACGCCGCCGAAGGCCTCTACCGCCTCGTCGACGCCGCCTATGAGAAGCGCTCGGTCGCGATCAGCTCGAACCTGCACCCGTCCGGGTTCGACGAGCTCATGCCCAAGACGCTGGCCACCGCCACAGTCGACCGGCTGCTCCACCACGCCCACGTCTGCCAGACCAGCGGCGACAGCGTGCGCCTGACCCAGGCACTCGCCGGCCAGGGGGTGAGCCCGTTGAGCTGA